The genomic stretch GTGGAAAATTAAAGAGTTTACGTTCGCATTGGCCAACAGAACGGATTTGGACTCATTTTCAGGTATTCTTGGTGTGGGTTACATGGCCAACGAGGCAATGAAGGCCAACCAATATGAAAACCTCCCTGTCAAGTTGAAATCTTCCAAGATTACCAAAAGAGCTATGTTCAGCATCAACGGCCAATCCAGCAACCCTTCGATAGTTTTCGGTGGAGTTTATTCCAGAATTTTCAAAAGTCCCTTGACTAAGATGCCGTTCACCAGACAGGTGGGAAATTTTTCGACTTTGGCATACAACAATTTACTCTCCTTGACAGTGAACTCTATTGAGGTGGGTGGCACCGTTGTTTCCAACCAGAAGCTAATGTATGAGATAGATAGTGGAGCTAATGGGTTTGCTACCACCATCCCAGTGCTCAATAATATACTTGTGGCTCTTGGAAACGACTTCCAAGTTATCCAAGACAATGTATACTACCCTATAGAGAAACTTAAAGAAGTATATATAACTGTCGATGTCCAGGGATTCGTGATAAAATTCCCCATCATGGATATTGTTGGTGACAGGCAGGTTGTGCAAGGTATAGAGTATGGAGGGCTCAATCTTGCACCTGTAATGATAGGAACCAACTCTTACCATGGCACCTTGCCCAATTGCATATTGCAGTACTACTACACTGTTtacgacttggaagaaaacttTTTTCTCATTGGAGAATACGCCGGTAAGGACGATAGCCACGTCGGGATAGTTTCTAACAATTATGATGTTGCAACCGTTTCCGCACCCAAGGCAGCAGAGACATACTCAGTGCTATACCAGGACTATTTGGAAACAACACTAACACCTAGCACGGAATCTGCAGAAAATTCACAAACTCCATCAGAAATTGCAACGGATACAAGTTCgtctatatatatttctGGGTCTTCATCTACTGCAATTTCTACGGTACTGCCTTCTACTATTCTGGCAAATCCATCGTCTACCTCCTCGCCCTGTAGACGGAAAATTCGCAGCCatccatagttaagctaTAGTACCGGTTCCTGCACATGCACCAACCAATCACTGGTGCGGAAATCTCAATTACTGTCTGAGAAAAAATTGTCTAAACACACTACTGTATAGCAAACAATATTATTaggaaattgaaaatcaaataGCTTCTAGTTTTTGCTAATTACAATAAAAGACTCGCTGTCTGTATCTTATAGTTCATATAGTGTACAAACGCATTCGTCTTGTGTCGTGCCTGTCAATTGCGGTTGAGAATTTGAGTCTAGTAGCTCTTTGCATATAAACATTTGTAAATTTCACATTTGTTcccatttttcatttttccATATTATTCATACAACACCATGTTGAGCCGTTTCGTCACCAAGACCGCTGTCAACAAGTCCGCCGTCTCGGCCATGTCCAAGAGATACTCGGCCATCATTTCTGTCCACAGAGAATCCAAGCTTGACAACCAGAACATAGCTTTTGAATTCAACTCtgagaacttgaagagagcCGACGAAATCATCGCCAAATACCCACCACAATACAAAAAAGGAGCTGTGATGCCCTTGTTGGACTTGGGCCAGCGTCAATTAGGATTTACTTCCATTTCCGTAATGAACTACGTCGCTAAGATGTTGGACATGCCTCCTATGAGAGTATACGAAGTGGCTACCTTCTACACCATGTACAACAGAAAACCCATGGGCAAATACAACATACAAGTGTGTACTACCACCCCCTGTCAGTTGTGTGGCAGTGACGGTGTCATGAAAGCCATCCAGGACCACTTAAAGGTAAAGCCTGGCCAGACTACTCCAGACAATTTGTTTACATtgcaagaagttgaatgtTTGGGTGCCTGTGTCAATGCTCCTATGATCGCAGTAAACGACGATTTCTACGAAGACTTGACCCCAGAGGCTACTGTAGACATCTTGAAGCAGTTCCAAGCTGGCAAAGAACCAAAGATTGGACCCATCAGTGGCAGAGAAAGCTGTGAGCCTCACAGTGGTGCCAAGGTGTTGTTGGGAGCCGAACCTACCGATCTCAGAAAGTTCACCAGAGCCGACTTATAGGCTCTTCATAGATGTACCGTACATAGATGTAAGTACACAGATGTAAGTACATAAAAGCATATTGTTTGACATTTTTGCGTGTATTATGATTGTATAGATCAATAGTGTGAAAACATAGTATTCCAATCTCATACTTACAAAACTTCCAAGTTGTGAAACTTTGCAAGACTCATATGATCTCTATTATGAAAGTAGCTCCTCAGTTGTGTCCTGAATCTAAGATTTCACTGTTTCTACAACTCTTGATCTCCAACTATTTTCTATATAGTGAAGCTTCTATACTCCAAGCTCTTCGCACTGCGTGCACTACAGTTTTTCACCGGAACCGGAGACTACAGTGagatcagaagaagagtagGGACAGATTCTTTGACCAACCAAACTAAAACAGCTAAATGCTGCTGTCTCTACTGAACTCAACTCAACATAATCTTTTGTTTCTACACTATTATACTCTAAAATGCCCTACTCTAAAATGGTCTTCACTGTTTCTCAGCAATTCCTACTTTTTAAACTACATTTTCTGTTACTATATGCACAGCTTATCTGCTGCGATTGCATCATCCACAGTGATTGACTCACTGTGAAGCTGgggaatttttcactatcaATTTATCACTAATCATTTTCCAggttgatttcttcttccacagtACACAAGAAAAGTCTTTAAAATCGCTGGAATATCTAGCAATCGTAGAGTTTGTACACCCAGGTATACATCTGAAGACCCGCAGTATCATGTCGCCCAAAAAATCAAGATCCAAGCCCATCAAGACCTACTCGTTGGAGACTGAGTTggtcttcaacaaatccGCTGACCAGTACAATTCCTCAGTGGCTCCTTTGTACCAGTCTGCTACTTTCAAACAGGATTCGTTGTCCAACATGGGCGAGTACGACTACACTCGTTCAGGAAACCCCACCAGAACTCATTTGCAGAACCATTTGGCTCGTATCATGAGAGCTAAACATACCTTTGCCGTGACTTCAGGCATGGGATGTCTTGATGTTATCACGAGGTTATTGAAACCAGGTGATGAAGTAATTGCTGGTGATGACTTATACGGAGGTACAAACCGTTTATTGACTTACCTTCACAACAAGGGCGACGTCAAGGCTTTCCACTACGATACTACCAATACTGAGCTCATCAAGTCAAAAATCACCCGCGCTACCAAGATGATCTTTTTAGAATCGCCTACTAATCCACTTATCAAGGTTGTAGATGTTCGTTCCATTTCTGAACATGCTCATAAGGTCAATCCcgatgttgttgttgtgtTCGATAACACCATGATGTCACCAATTTTCATGACACCTTTGGATTTGGGAGTAGACATTCAGTACGAGTCTGCCACCAAGTATCTTAACGGTCACCACGACATCATGGCTGGTGTTATTGCTACGAGATCCGACAAGTTTGCTGAGCAGTTGTACAACGTGATAAATTCCACCGGATGCGGGTTGTCTCCGTTTGATTCGTGGCTCTTGAGTAGAGGTTTGAGAACGTTGGCTATCAGGGTGGAAAGACAGCAACAGAACTGTATCAACGTCGctgagttcttgaaaaacaTTGGCTTCAAGGTCAGG from Scheffersomyces stipitis CBS 6054 chromosome 2, complete sequence encodes the following:
- a CDS encoding predicted protein (go_funtion pepsin A activity~go_process proteolysis and peptidolysis), with amino-acid sequence MLLLLIILQFFAPIFGKPLIPSNYAKLQLYQSPDLMYYIQNLELGSPPQSISNIILDTGSSDLVVTNETYNSLKSHAYSNTLESYPEKFGSTDLFYVNKVEDTFGGSLWKIKEFTFALANRTDLDSFSGILGVGYMANEAMKANQYENLPVKLKSSKITKRAMFSINGQSSNPSIVFGGVYSRIFKSPLTKMPFTRQVGNFSTLAYNNLLSLTVNSIEVGGTVVSNQKLMYEIDSGANGFATTIPVLNNILVALGNDFQVIQDNVYYPIEKLKEVYITVDVQGFVIKFPIMDIVGDRQVVQGIEYGGLNLAPVMIGTNSYHGTLPNCILQYYYTVYDLEENFFLIGEYAGKDDSHVGIVSNNYDVATVSAPKAAETYSVLYQDYLETTLTPSTESAENSQTPSEIATDTSSSIYISGSSSTAISTVSPSTISANPSSTSSPCRRKIRSHP
- the NUO24 gene encoding subunit NUHM of NADH:Ubiquinone Oxidoreductase (go_funtion NADH dehydrogenase (ubiquinone) activity~go_component mitochondrion~go_process mitochondrial electron transport, NADH to ubiquinone) produces the protein MLSRFVTKTAVNKSAVSAMSKRYSAIISVHRESKLDNQNIAFEFNSENLKRADEIIAKYPPQYKKGAVMPLLDLGQRQLGFTSISVMNYVAKMLDMPPMRVYEVATFYTMYNRKPMGKYNIQVCTTTPCQLCGSDGVMKAIQDHLKVKPGQTTPDNLFTLQEVECLGACVNAPMIAVNDDFYEDLTPEATVDILKQFQAGKEPKIGPISGRESCEPHSGAKVLLGAEPTDLRKFTRADL
- the STR3 gene encoding cystathionine beta-lyase (go_process amino acid metabolism), translating into MSPKKSRSKPIKTYSLETELVFNKSADQYNSSVAPLYQSATFKQDSLSNMGEYDYTRSGNPTRTHLQNHLARIMRAKHTFAVTSGMGCLDVITRLLKPGDEVIAGDDLYGGTNRLLTYLHNKGDVKAFHYDTTNTELIKSKITRATKMIFLESPTNPLIKVVDVRSISEHAHKVNPDVVVVFDNTMMSPIFMTPLDLGVDIQYESATKYLNGHHDIMAGVIATRSDKFAEQLYNVINSTGCGLSPFDSWLLSRGLRTLAIRVERQQQNCINVAEFLKNIGFKVRYPGLKDHPQHELHNSMCRGYGAVLSFETGNIKLSERIVESTEIFGIAVSFGCVNSLISMPCKMSHASIDAKTREERDFPEDLIRLCIGIENCDDLIDDLTKALLKSGAVRINERDELFNVVPVQPKL